The following are encoded together in the Thalassomonas haliotis genome:
- a CDS encoding NAD(P)H-hydrate dehydratase: protein MPSARPVEKLPVKLADCLPLPAYSGGQVKDNEAKVAATQGIEMYALMESAGGAVFSLLRFLWPKAAKVLVLCGKGNNGGDGFICARLLHRSGIEVVVLTSVAKNKLQGDALTAYLQLEQSGVEVNHGGELALADYIQGDSSAGVIVDSLFGIGFRGQLRQDSEALIRAVNGHKAKVLSVDLPSGLSADSGTVNPVAVSADVTVTFIALKQGLLTGQAADYVGRIYFADLELGQAFSAQVGSAHFIQSRQRLPALEPVSALRHKSSPGLVLAIGGNTMMPGAIRLAGEAALRCGASMLAVACHRENRNRVFNGRPEMMLAPDRADELARSAVLAKAKVLILGPGLGRDHWAQHLFDFAIAQPLACVIDADALYMLRQARQQGGVPDSGKIRVLTPHNAEAACLLGCTVDEVNRDRFAAVKAIARQYQGVCLLKGPGTLISDGKTVWINACGNPGMATGGMGDVLSGIIAAMLLQLNEPLDAVRLAAYLHGQAGDNIVAKQGQRGLLASDLFPELLHLVNHYQVGGGAES, encoded by the coding sequence ATGCCTTCAGCAAGACCTGTAGAAAAGTTACCGGTAAAATTAGCCGATTGTTTGCCCTTGCCTGCCTATAGCGGCGGGCAGGTCAAAGACAATGAAGCAAAAGTTGCCGCCACACAGGGCATTGAAATGTATGCCCTGATGGAAAGCGCCGGCGGCGCCGTTTTTTCCCTGCTGCGCTTCTTATGGCCAAAAGCGGCCAAAGTGCTGGTGCTTTGCGGCAAAGGCAATAACGGCGGAGATGGTTTTATTTGTGCCCGGCTGTTGCACCGTTCAGGCATTGAGGTTGTGGTGTTAACTTCTGTAGCCAAAAACAAGTTGCAGGGGGATGCCCTTACGGCCTATTTGCAGCTTGAGCAAAGTGGTGTTGAAGTGAACCATGGTGGAGAATTGGCTCTTGCAGATTATATACAAGGGGACAGCAGTGCCGGGGTTATTGTCGATAGCTTGTTTGGCATAGGATTTCGCGGTCAACTCAGGCAAGACAGCGAAGCTTTGATTCGTGCCGTCAATGGCCATAAGGCAAAAGTGCTCAGTGTTGACCTGCCATCCGGCCTGTCTGCTGATAGCGGCACAGTCAATCCTGTCGCCGTATCGGCAGATGTGACAGTGACCTTTATCGCTCTCAAGCAAGGACTGTTAACCGGGCAGGCGGCAGATTATGTCGGTCGCATATACTTTGCTGACCTGGAGCTGGGGCAGGCTTTTTCGGCGCAGGTAGGCTCAGCGCATTTTATACAGAGCAGACAGCGGCTGCCGGCACTGGAGCCGGTATCGGCCCTTCGTCATAAAAGTTCTCCGGGACTGGTGCTGGCCATCGGCGGCAATACCATGATGCCCGGCGCCATCCGGCTGGCGGGGGAGGCGGCATTAAGGTGCGGCGCTTCTATGCTTGCTGTGGCCTGTCACCGGGAAAACCGGAACCGGGTTTTTAACGGCCGTCCGGAAATGATGCTGGCGCCGGATCGGGCGGATGAGTTGGCCCGCTCAGCCGTGCTTGCTAAAGCAAAGGTTTTGATCCTGGGACCGGGACTTGGCCGGGATCACTGGGCACAACATTTGTTTGATTTTGCCATCGCGCAGCCGCTTGCCTGTGTGATTGATGCCGACGCCCTGTATATGTTACGGCAGGCCCGGCAACAGGGGGGGGTGCCCGATAGCGGAAAAATCCGGGTACTGACTCCCCATAACGCAGAAGCCGCCTGTTTACTCGGCTGTACAGTCGATGAGGTCAACCGGGATCGTTTTGCCGCGGTTAAAGCCATTGCCCGTCAATACCAGGGAGTTTGTCTGCTCAAGGGGCCGGGCACCCTGATTTCTGACGGAAAAACCGTATGGATTAACGCTTGTGGCAACCCGGGTATGGCAACGGGTGGCATGGGTGATGTATTATCAGGCATAATAGCGGCCATGTTATTGCAGCTTAACGAGCCTTTAGATGCCGTACGGCTGGCGGCATACCTTCACGGGCAGGCCGGAGATAATATAGTCGCAAAACAGGGGCAGCGGGGTTTGCTGGCCAGTGATTTATTTCCCGAACTTCTGCACCTGGTTAACCATTATCAAGTTGGCGGCGGGGCGGAGAGTTAA
- the tsaE gene encoding tRNA (adenosine(37)-N6)-threonylcarbamoyltransferase complex ATPase subunit type 1 TsaE gives MKTIDYDLADEQATVALGTALAGAIRQLQGQGFVAYLNGELGAGKTTLTRGVVRGMGHKGNVKSPTYTLVEPYELAGWQVYHFDLYRLADPEELEYMGIRDYFAAHCCSFIEWPEKGQGLLPQADVTIDLAYVGEQRKVTLAARSSTGNYVLAELEKTY, from the coding sequence ATGAAAACAATAGATTATGATTTAGCCGATGAACAGGCGACGGTTGCTTTAGGTACGGCATTGGCGGGGGCTATCCGGCAGCTGCAGGGGCAAGGTTTTGTAGCTTATCTTAACGGCGAGCTGGGCGCGGGTAAAACCACCCTGACCCGGGGGGTTGTCCGTGGCATGGGCCACAAGGGCAATGTTAAAAGTCCGACTTATACCTTAGTCGAGCCGTATGAGCTGGCTGGCTGGCAGGTGTATCATTTTGACCTCTACCGGCTGGCAGATCCGGAAGAGCTGGAATATATGGGCATACGGGATTATTTTGCCGCCCATTGCTGCAGTTTTATCGAGTGGCCGGAAAAAGGGCAGGGTCTGCTGCCGCAAGCGGATGTTACGATAGACTTGGCCTATGTCGGCGAACAACGTAAAGTCACTTTGGCTGCCCGCAGCAGCACGGGTAACTATGTATTAGCTGAACTGGAAAAAACTTATTAG
- a CDS encoding N-acetylmuramoyl-L-alanine amidase, with the protein MFAGLKIRYLLSVVLLWMSLCSVSYAVNKIEGIRVWPAPENTRIVFDLKHKPDYSYFSLSGPQRLVIDFKNSQNTVLLHTLAAKDKRIKRFRTSKSKKKGATRLVLELAKSYQLTVFPLAPAGQYGHRLVVDLHDKESKKRVVKAVGDKKRDIIIGIDAGHGGEDPGSIGGYGTYEKQVTLAIAKRLQTLINKQKGFKAVMTRSGDYYVHLNRRTQIARQNQVDFLISIHADAFRTPQPNGASVWVALHSRVESELSRWLVNREKNSELLGGGGGVIKNTADDNLAITLADMNKEHSLEMSLSLASDVISKLKKVTKMHKKSPQHASLAVLKASDIPSILVETGFISNHKEEKNLKTAAFQQKLAEAISNGVRQYFLQNPPKDSYLASVGFTRHKVSSGESLSLLAQRYRVSVGQLKSVNNLTSNVVRIGQTLKIPRAD; encoded by the coding sequence ATGTTCGCTGGATTAAAAATACGATATCTGCTCTCGGTGGTCTTGCTCTGGATGAGCTTGTGTTCGGTGAGTTATGCCGTCAATAAAATTGAGGGTATCCGGGTATGGCCTGCCCCGGAAAATACCCGGATTGTTTTTGATTTAAAGCACAAGCCCGATTACAGCTATTTCAGTTTGTCCGGTCCGCAGCGTTTAGTGATCGATTTTAAAAACAGCCAGAATACCGTCTTGCTCCATACCCTGGCGGCGAAAGATAAACGGATCAAGCGTTTTCGCACCAGTAAATCTAAGAAAAAAGGCGCAACCAGGTTAGTACTTGAGTTGGCCAAATCCTATCAGCTGACGGTTTTTCCCCTGGCACCGGCGGGGCAATATGGCCACCGCCTGGTGGTGGATTTACACGATAAAGAAAGTAAAAAGCGCGTTGTTAAGGCGGTTGGCGATAAGAAAAGAGATATTATTATCGGTATCGATGCCGGTCACGGCGGTGAAGATCCCGGCTCGATCGGCGGTTACGGCACTTATGAAAAACAGGTCACTTTAGCCATTGCCAAGCGCTTACAGACCTTGATCAACAAGCAAAAAGGCTTTAAAGCCGTGATGACCCGCAGCGGGGATTATTATGTACACTTAAACCGCCGCACTCAGATAGCCCGGCAAAATCAGGTCGACTTTTTGATCTCTATTCATGCGGACGCCTTTCGCACACCGCAGCCGAACGGGGCTTCTGTCTGGGTTGCCCTTCACTCCCGGGTGGAGTCCGAATTATCCCGCTGGCTGGTAAACCGGGAGAAAAATTCAGAATTACTCGGCGGCGGCGGCGGGGTGATCAAAAATACCGCCGATGATAACCTGGCGATCACTTTGGCGGATATGAATAAAGAACATTCATTGGAAATGAGCTTAAGCCTGGCCAGTGATGTTATCAGTAAGTTGAAAAAAGTCACTAAGATGCATAAAAAGTCGCCTCAGCATGCCAGTTTGGCGGTGTTAAAGGCCTCGGATATTCCGTCAATTTTGGTGGAAACCGGCTTTATCTCCAATCATAAAGAAGAGAAAAACCTGAAAACCGCTGCTTTCCAGCAGAAGCTGGCCGAGGCGATTTCTAACGGCGTACGTCAGTATTTCCTGCAAAACCCGCCTAAAGACTCTTATCTGGCATCCGTTGGTTTTACCCGGCATAAGGTTTCCAGCGGAGAATCTTTGTCGCTGTTGGCGCAAAGGTACCGGGTGTCTGTCGGCCAGTTAAAATCTGTTAACAACCTGACCAGTAATGTGGTCAGGATAGGACAAACCTTGAAAATTCCCCGGGCGGATTAA
- the miaA gene encoding tRNA (adenosine(37)-N6)-dimethylallyltransferase MiaA: MSSSSKQPPVICLMGPTASGKTALAMALHDALPCDIISVDSALIYRDMDIGTAKPSAEELIAYPHKLVDIRDAAQVYSAADFCKDALAEIEKSRANNRIPLLVGGTMMYFKSLVQGISPLPQADADVRRDIEAQAKQFGWEHMHQQLMQIDPVAAERIHPNDPQRLTRALEVHRLTGNTLTQLIEIKGATLQGDVLQFAIAPAERKTLHDRIALRYQQMITEGFEQEVIKLKQRSDLHENLPSIRCVGYRQMWQYLDGEFDHEEMVFRGICATRQLAKRQLTWLRSWPDLTWLEMEDETNLQQVLSAVSNLDTLMYN, encoded by the coding sequence ATGTCATCGAGTTCTAAACAGCCCCCCGTTATTTGTTTAATGGGGCCGACCGCGTCTGGAAAAACGGCACTTGCCATGGCGCTCCATGATGCTTTGCCCTGTGATATTATCAGTGTCGATTCGGCCCTGATATACCGGGATATGGATATAGGCACGGCGAAACCGAGTGCGGAAGAATTAATCGCTTACCCCCATAAGCTGGTGGATATCCGCGATGCCGCCCAGGTTTATTCGGCGGCGGACTTTTGTAAAGATGCTTTGGCTGAAATTGAAAAAAGCCGGGCGAATAATCGTATTCCGCTGTTAGTTGGCGGCACTATGATGTATTTTAAAAGTTTAGTGCAGGGGATTTCTCCGTTGCCGCAGGCGGATGCGGATGTACGCCGGGATATTGAAGCCCAGGCGAAGCAGTTTGGCTGGGAACATATGCATCAGCAATTAATGCAAATTGACCCGGTGGCGGCAGAGCGTATTCATCCCAACGACCCGCAGCGGCTGACGCGGGCATTGGAAGTACACCGCCTGACGGGAAACACTTTGACACAATTAATTGAAATAAAAGGTGCTACCCTGCAAGGGGATGTTTTACAATTTGCCATTGCACCGGCAGAGCGTAAAACCTTACACGATCGTATAGCATTACGATATCAACAAATGATCACAGAAGGATTTGAGCAAGAAGTTATTAAGTTAAAACAACGAAGTGATTTACATGAAAATCTACCTTCCATTCGTTGTGTAGGTTATCGTCAAATGTGGCAATATCTTGATGGCGAGTTTGATCATGAAGAAATGGTTTTTCGTGGCATTTGCGCCACCCGGCAGCTGGCGAAGCGTCAGTTGACCTGGTTAAGAAGCTGGCCGGATCTAACCTGGTTAGAAATGGAAGATGAAACAAATTTACAACAAGTTTTATCAGCAGTGAGCAATCTAGACACATTGATGTATAATTAG
- the hfq gene encoding RNA chaperone Hfq has protein sequence MAKGQSLQDPFLNALRRDRIPVAIYLVNGIKLQGQVESFDQFVILLKNTVSQMVYKHAISTVVPSRAVTTMPAQGQAEFNQSSDA, from the coding sequence ATGGCAAAAGGGCAATCGTTACAAGACCCATTTTTGAATGCTTTACGTCGTGACCGCATTCCAGTAGCAATCTATTTAGTTAACGGCATTAAGCTTCAGGGACAAGTTGAATCATTTGATCAGTTTGTTATTTTACTGAAAAATACCGTCAGTCAAATGGTATATAAGCATGCTATCTCTACGGTAGTACCTTCTCGTGCGGTAACGACTATGCCGGCACAAGGTCAGGCTGAATTTAATCAATCATCGGACGCTTAA
- the hflX gene encoding ribosome rescue GTPase HflX: MFDRYQAGEQAILVHVDFPDESSREDLQEFKMLVSSAGVSELAVVSGKRNTPHPKYFVGSGKAQEIADAVALYDANVILFNHSLSPSQEKHIEALCQCRVVDRTTLILDIFAQRARTHEGKLQVELAQLRHLSSRLIRGWTHLERQKGGIGLRGPGETQLETDRRLLRERMNNILKRLDKVEKQRQQGRRSRTRAEIPTISLVGYTNAGKSTLFNRLTDADVYAADQLFATLDPTLRKIEVEDVGRVILADTVGFIRHLPHDLVAAFKATLTETREAELLLHVVDISDERRSENIDQVTDVLTEIEAHEVPQLLICNKIDNLHDIEPRIDRDENGLPVRVWLSAQANIGIDLFFQALAERLGRQIVRHSLKIPPAAGKLRGMLYQLNCIADEHFDEQGNCLVDVKLPAREWNRLIKQDKAGLERFIEN; the protein is encoded by the coding sequence TTGTTTGATCGTTATCAGGCGGGTGAGCAGGCGATACTTGTTCATGTAGATTTTCCGGACGAAAGCTCGCGCGAAGACCTGCAAGAATTTAAAATGCTGGTGTCTTCTGCCGGGGTCAGTGAACTGGCCGTGGTCAGCGGCAAGCGTAATACGCCGCATCCCAAGTATTTTGTTGGCAGTGGTAAGGCGCAGGAAATCGCAGATGCGGTAGCGCTTTATGACGCCAACGTGATTTTATTTAACCATAGTTTATCTCCCTCCCAGGAAAAACATATCGAAGCCTTGTGTCAGTGCCGGGTTGTCGACCGCACGACCTTGATCCTGGATATCTTTGCCCAGCGGGCCAGGACCCATGAGGGTAAATTACAGGTTGAGCTGGCACAGTTGCGCCATCTCAGCAGCCGTTTGATCCGCGGCTGGACCCATTTGGAGCGGCAAAAAGGCGGCATAGGTTTACGTGGCCCGGGGGAAACCCAGCTGGAAACCGACCGCCGGTTGTTGCGCGAGCGCATGAATAATATTCTTAAGCGCCTTGATAAAGTGGAAAAACAGCGGCAGCAGGGGCGGCGCTCCCGTACCCGGGCGGAAATCCCGACCATTTCCCTGGTGGGCTATACCAATGCCGGCAAGTCAACCTTGTTTAACCGCTTAACAGATGCCGACGTTTATGCGGCAGATCAGCTTTTTGCGACACTCGACCCTACCTTGCGTAAAATCGAAGTGGAAGATGTTGGCCGGGTGATCCTGGCAGATACCGTAGGTTTTATCCGTCACTTACCTCATGATCTGGTGGCGGCGTTTAAGGCGACGCTTACGGAAACCCGGGAAGCGGAACTTCTGCTGCACGTGGTGGATATTTCCGACGAACGCCGCAGTGAAAATATCGATCAGGTGACGGATGTGCTGACGGAAATCGAGGCACATGAGGTTCCCCAACTGCTGATCTGTAATAAAATTGATAATTTGCATGATATTGAGCCGAGAATTGACCGGGATGAAAACGGTTTGCCGGTTCGGGTATGGTTGTCGGCCCAGGCAAATATCGGCATAGATTTATTTTTTCAGGCGCTGGCGGAACGCTTAGGGCGCCAGATAGTGCGTCACAGCCTGAAAATTCCCCCTGCGGCAGGAAAACTGCGGGGTATGCTTTATCAGCTTAATTGTATCGCTGATGAGCATTTTGACGAACAGGGGAATTGTCTGGTGGATGTAAAACTGCCGGCCCGGGAATGGAATCGATTAATAAAACAGGATAAAGCGGGCTTAGAACGCTTTATTGAAAACTAA
- the hflK gene encoding FtsH protease activity modulator HflK — MAWNEPGNNDKDPWKNKGGSNQGPPDLDDLLKDLGQKVSGVFGGKSSGSGGSGKSFSSVGIGLALIIAVLVYAFSGFYTIKEAEQGIVLRFGQYAGTVDPGLRWKWTFAERIIPVDMQTTRDLPAAGFMLTQDENVVRVEMQVQYRVVDARNYVFSVTDADDSLSQSLDSALRYVVGHAAMDDILTSGRETVRQSVWQELEKIIEPYHLGLIVVDVNFKDARPPEEVKDAFDDAISAQEDEVRFLREAEAYARGIEPRARGRVKRMEQEALAYKQQTILDAEGAVARFEKILPEYQAAPTVTRQRMYLTTMENVYSNTSKVMVDVDGGNNMMYLPLDKIIQQQSSGQRIIPQATTGLGQQPVSTNTKPSTSGRSDRFSSGRN; from the coding sequence ATGGCTTGGAATGAACCGGGGAATAATGATAAAGATCCCTGGAAAAATAAGGGTGGCAGTAATCAGGGTCCACCAGATTTGGACGACTTACTTAAAGACCTGGGTCAAAAAGTAAGCGGTGTCTTTGGCGGAAAATCATCCGGCAGCGGCGGCTCGGGAAAAAGTTTTTCCAGTGTCGGCATTGGCCTGGCCTTGATTATTGCGGTATTGGTATATGCCTTTAGCGGTTTTTATACCATAAAAGAAGCCGAGCAGGGCATAGTGTTACGTTTTGGCCAGTATGCCGGTACGGTTGATCCCGGCCTGCGCTGGAAGTGGACTTTTGCTGAACGCATTATTCCCGTGGATATGCAAACCACGCGGGATTTACCTGCTGCAGGTTTTATGCTGACCCAGGATGAAAACGTGGTGCGGGTGGAAATGCAGGTGCAGTACCGGGTAGTTGATGCCCGCAACTATGTCTTTAGCGTGACCGATGCCGACGACAGTTTAAGCCAGTCCCTGGACAGCGCCCTGCGTTATGTCGTTGGCCATGCGGCTATGGATGATATCCTCACCAGTGGCCGCGAGACCGTGCGTCAGTCGGTATGGCAAGAGCTGGAAAAAATTATCGAGCCTTATCATTTAGGTTTGATCGTGGTTGACGTTAACTTTAAAGACGCCCGTCCGCCGGAAGAAGTGAAAGACGCATTTGATGATGCCATTTCGGCACAGGAAGATGAAGTACGTTTTTTACGTGAAGCGGAAGCTTATGCCCGCGGCATAGAGCCGCGTGCCCGTGGCCGGGTGAAACGTATGGAACAGGAAGCCCTGGCATACAAACAGCAAACCATCCTGGATGCCGAAGGTGCCGTGGCCCGTTTTGAGAAAATTTTACCTGAATACCAGGCGGCGCCAACAGTGACCCGTCAACGCATGTATCTGACGACGATGGAAAATGTCTACAGCAATACCAGCAAGGTGATGGTGGATGTTGATGGCGGCAATAACATGATGTATCTGCCTTTGGATAAGATCATCCAGCAGCAGAGCAGCGGACAGCGCATAATTCCTCAGGCGACGACCGGCTTAGGTCAGCAACCGGTATCGACCAATACTAAACCATCCACTTCCGGTCGTTCAGATCGCTTCAGCAGCGGGAGAAACTAA
- the hflC gene encoding protease modulator HflC, giving the protein MKNFTIAVLALLAVLVVSSVFVISEGERGIVFQFKKIKRDSSSGEMLVYDPGLHFKIPLLESVRKFDARIQTLDEAPDRFVTAEKKDLMVDSFVKWRIVDFSTYYLRTSGSIENARALLKQKVNNGLRTEFGTRTIKEIVSGDRDAIMSKAQESAASSQDDLGIEVIDVRIKAINLPTEVSNSIYERMRAERTAVAKEHRSQGQEQSEIIRATIDAKVTVMLATAQKNALEIRGEGDALAAKVYADSYKKDPEFFNFFRSLQAYEKSFNSKSDVMVVKPDSDFFHYLKDSAKSGK; this is encoded by the coding sequence ATGAAGAATTTTACCATAGCGGTTCTCGCCCTGTTGGCGGTATTGGTGGTCTCTTCGGTGTTTGTTATCTCCGAAGGCGAGCGCGGTATAGTGTTCCAGTTTAAGAAGATCAAGCGTGACAGTAGCAGCGGTGAAATGCTGGTTTATGATCCGGGTCTGCACTTTAAAATTCCTTTGCTGGAATCGGTAAGAAAATTCGATGCCCGTATCCAGACCCTGGATGAAGCGCCGGATCGTTTTGTGACCGCCGAGAAAAAAGACTTGATGGTCGACTCATTTGTTAAATGGCGTATTGTTGATTTCTCAACTTATTACCTGCGTACTTCCGGCTCTATCGAGAATGCCAGGGCGTTGTTAAAGCAAAAAGTGAATAACGGCCTGCGTACCGAGTTTGGTACCCGTACCATCAAGGAAATTGTTTCCGGCGACCGCGATGCCATTATGAGCAAGGCGCAGGAAAGTGCTGCCAGCAGCCAGGATGATCTTGGTATTGAAGTGATTGATGTGCGTATCAAGGCGATCAACCTGCCGACAGAAGTCAGTAACTCTATTTACGAGCGTATGCGTGCTGAGCGTACTGCGGTTGCGAAAGAGCACAGATCTCAGGGTCAGGAGCAGTCGGAAATTATTCGTGCGACTATCGATGCCAAGGTAACGGTTATGCTGGCAACGGCCCAGAAAAACGCCCTGGAAATTCGTGGTGAAGGGGATGCATTGGCAGCAAAAGTCTATGCCGACTCTTACAAGAAAGACCCGGAGTTTTTCAACTTCTTCAGAAGCCTGCAAGCCTATGAAAAAAGCTTTAACAGCAAAAGTGATGTTATGGTGGTTAAACCCGACAGCGACTTCTTTCATTACCTGAAAGACAGTGCTAAGTCCGGTAAATAA